A genomic region of Brienomyrus brachyistius isolate T26 chromosome 6, BBRACH_0.4, whole genome shotgun sequence contains the following coding sequences:
- the cfap20dc gene encoding uncharacterized protein C3orf67 homolog isoform X1 — MFRNEYQGGAVVDIFSAQGKDPVAKWKLHGGQSAISKVFDKEMKGFVYILEGSSQANKMQMPKDNKMMLGLSQRFLVLQVYLPLGKDFSTELIVTDLENLKRRLYLSTVHKEFTATPLHARIPLSSLKHSIWSNMCIDLMSLTGEIFKGASFLSLDGITVSATCRLRRIFTMKVQPMDAFSHGTPNICGHNLVDVTPRSFQFPADVQHITQVVNMDMLRVEISSSISSTTESEQKNSPSLTGVRGPRSHFVSHIAFGSKVLGPPPATGRKTSASSCLEACSSATRTAVAAKISEDWPKKHTDQCDQALSSPQDFTLQQKCPDRDPEESADGTSSTVNSAGRQSTGQMKKNSRNYRDDARQDSWHFPLNLKDFDDFDLDPESQVHQRSPGSLLSWGGGEKHERVEPQLTLKEVFNFSSRPHYARRSQHHTPTIEVTVSSPDWKGNWHGADRGPRMEDDFIGSESDEGEASLTILVQKPNFQSCPTDSVSQSLHGDDEWNVFRLEESDSQKELIQPSTTMASLSTDSGYKKATLDLAHWTDMVPVRSLSPSGIGQGPNSFGAQKACQQCWPKTSFTRRSLREIPRGDGRMHVERTAEDYSVKNSSEVSMLFSLGMQEEEELQMLASLCRQKEEDEQEGASWPVGLSASQTHNCTISISSGSDGTSTWMPSLHMPANQGHHYQTEINPLLHSNPRHQVTTRNDIREWLGVFSPPIIPPSEHVSGTGNSDRRGDIMKGSAVSMSEADTEDEYLTVLYDPCLNCYFDPESGKYYELV; from the exons TTGGGCTTAGCCAGAGGTTCCTTGTCCTTCAGGTGTACCTACCCCTGGGAAAAGACTTCTCCACTGAACTCAT AGTTACAGATTTAGAAAATCTTAAGAGAAGATTGTATCTCTCCACGGTTCATAAGGAATTCACTGCAACCCCTCTGCATGCTAGAATACCTCTCTCCAGTCTCAAGCATAGCATT TGGAGCAACATGTGCATCGACCTTATGTCTTTAACGGGTGAGATATTCAAGGGTGCTTCATTCCTTTCACTGGATGGAATTACTGTTTCTGCCACTTGCCGCCTCAGGAGAATCTTTACAATGAAAGTGCAGCCAATGGATGCCTTCAGCCATGGCA CTCCTAATATTTGTGGTCATAATCTTGTGGATGTGACACCACGAAGTTTTCAGTTTCCAGCAGATGTCCAGCATATTACTCAAGTAGTGAACATGGACATGCTGAGAGTTGAAATTTCGTCCAGTATCTCTTCCACGACAGAATCTG AACAGAAAAACAGTCCAAGTTTAACCGGCGTACGTGGGCCAAGGAGCCATTTTGTGTCCCACATTGCTTTTGGATCAAAAGTGCTGGGGCCTCCTCCAGCTACAGGAAGGAAGACCAGTGCATCCAGTTGTCTAGAG GCATGTAGCTCTGCAACTAGAACAGCCGTGGCTGCAAAGATCAGTGAAGACTggccaaaaaaacacacagatcaGTGTGACCAGGCTCTCAGTTCCCCACAGGACTTCACATTGCAGCAAAAATGTCCAG ATCGAGATCCTGAGGAATCAGCTGATGGCACCTCAAGCACAGTGAACAGTGCAGGacgtcagagcactgggcaaaTGAAAAAGAATTCAAGAAATTACAGAGATGATGCAAGACAAG aCAGCTGGCATTTTCCTTTGAATTTGAAGGACTTTGATGATTTCGATTTGGATCCCGAATCTCAGGTCCATCAGCGATCCCCTGGCTCCTTGCTTTCCTGGGGGGGTGGTGAAAAACATGAGAGGGTTGAGCCTCAGCTAACTCTGAAAGAAGTTTTCAACTTCTCATCACGTCCCCACTATGCAAGGCGATCTCAGCACCACACCCCCACCATTGAGGTCACTGTGTCTTCCCCTGACTGGAAGGGCAACTGGCATGGAGCCGATAGAGGACCAAGGATGGAAGATGATTTCATTGGCAGTGAGAGTGATGAG GGTGAAGCTAGCCTAACAATTCTTGTTCAGAAGCCCAATTTCCAGTCGTGCCCAACTGACTCAGTTTCACAGAGTCTTCATGGGGATGACGAATGGAATGTATTCCGCTTGGAAGAATCTGATAGTCAAAAGGAGCTGATTCAACCCAGCACCACAATGGCGTCCTTGAGCACTGACTCGGGATATAAGAAAGCCACCTTGGATTTGGCCCACTGGACTGATATGGTGCCAGTGCGTAGTCTCTCCCCAAGTGGAATTGGACAAGGACCCAACTCGTTTGGAGCTCAGAAGGCTTGTCAGCAGTGCTGGCCCAAAACCTCCTTCACCAGGCGGTCACTCAGAGAGATTCCGAGAGGGGATGGGAGAATGCATGTGGAACGTACA GCAGAAGATTATTCTGTAAAAAACAGTTCTGAGGTGTCCATGTTGTTTAGTCTTGGGATGCAAGAAGAGGAGGAGTTGCAGATGTTAGCTAGTCTCTGCCGGCAGAAAGAAGAGGACGAACAGGAAGGAGCCAGCTGGCCTGTAGGCCTCAGTGCTTCTCAGACCCACAACTGCACAATCAGCATTAGCAGCGGCAGCGATGGAACCTCTACCTGGATGCCCAGTCTCCACATG CCAGCTAATCAGGGACATCATTACCAAACAGAAATTAATCCACTTCTTCATTCCAATCCACG ACATCAGGTAACAACCAGAAATGACATCAG GGAATGGTTAGGTGTTTTCAGCCCACCTATAATCCCTCCCAGTGAGCACGTGAGTGGGACAGGCAACAGTGATCGCCGCGGGGACATCATGAAAG GCAGTGCAGTGTCAATGagtgaagcagacacggaggatgAGTATCTCACTGTCCTCTATGATCCCTGTCTCAACTGCTACTTTGATCCTGAGTCAGGAAAGTATTACGAGTTAGTCTGA
- the cfap20dc gene encoding uncharacterized protein C3orf67 homolog isoform X2, which yields MFRNEYQGGAVVDIFSAQGKDPVAKWKLHGGQSAISKVFDKEMKGFVYILEGSSQANKMQMPKDNKMMLGLSQRFLVLQVYLPLGKDFSTELIVTDLENLKRRLYLSTVHKEFTATPLHARIPLSSLKHSIWSNMCIDLMSLTGEIFKGASFLSLDGITVSATCRLRRIFTMKVQPMDAFSHGTPNICGHNLVDVTPRSFQFPADVQHITQVVNMDMLRVEISSSISSTTESEQKNSPSLTGVRGPRSHFVSHIAFGSKVLGPPPATGRKTSASSCLEACSSATRTAVAAKISEDWPKKHTDQCDQALSSPQDFTLQQKCPDRDPEESADGTSSTVNSAGRQSTGQMKKNSRNYRDDARQDSWHFPLNLKDFDDFDLDPESQVHQRSPGSLLSWGGGEKHERVEPQLTLKEVFNFSSRPHYARRSQHHTPTIEVTVSSPDWKGNWHGADRGPRMEDDFIGSESDEGEASLTILVQKPNFQSCPTDSVSQSLHGDDEWNVFRLEESDSQKELIQPSTTMASLSTDSGYKKATLDLAHWTDMVPVRSLSPSGIGQGPNSFGAQKACQQCWPKTSFTRRSLREIPRGDGRMHVERTAEDYSVKNSSEVSMLFSLGMQEEEELQMLASLCRQKEEDEQEGASWPVGLSASQTHNCTISISSGSDGTSTWMPSLHMPANQGHHYQTEINPLLHSNPREWLGVFSPPIIPPSEHVSGTGNSDRRGDIMKGSAVSMSEADTEDEYLTVLYDPCLNCYFDPESGKYYELV from the exons TTGGGCTTAGCCAGAGGTTCCTTGTCCTTCAGGTGTACCTACCCCTGGGAAAAGACTTCTCCACTGAACTCAT AGTTACAGATTTAGAAAATCTTAAGAGAAGATTGTATCTCTCCACGGTTCATAAGGAATTCACTGCAACCCCTCTGCATGCTAGAATACCTCTCTCCAGTCTCAAGCATAGCATT TGGAGCAACATGTGCATCGACCTTATGTCTTTAACGGGTGAGATATTCAAGGGTGCTTCATTCCTTTCACTGGATGGAATTACTGTTTCTGCCACTTGCCGCCTCAGGAGAATCTTTACAATGAAAGTGCAGCCAATGGATGCCTTCAGCCATGGCA CTCCTAATATTTGTGGTCATAATCTTGTGGATGTGACACCACGAAGTTTTCAGTTTCCAGCAGATGTCCAGCATATTACTCAAGTAGTGAACATGGACATGCTGAGAGTTGAAATTTCGTCCAGTATCTCTTCCACGACAGAATCTG AACAGAAAAACAGTCCAAGTTTAACCGGCGTACGTGGGCCAAGGAGCCATTTTGTGTCCCACATTGCTTTTGGATCAAAAGTGCTGGGGCCTCCTCCAGCTACAGGAAGGAAGACCAGTGCATCCAGTTGTCTAGAG GCATGTAGCTCTGCAACTAGAACAGCCGTGGCTGCAAAGATCAGTGAAGACTggccaaaaaaacacacagatcaGTGTGACCAGGCTCTCAGTTCCCCACAGGACTTCACATTGCAGCAAAAATGTCCAG ATCGAGATCCTGAGGAATCAGCTGATGGCACCTCAAGCACAGTGAACAGTGCAGGacgtcagagcactgggcaaaTGAAAAAGAATTCAAGAAATTACAGAGATGATGCAAGACAAG aCAGCTGGCATTTTCCTTTGAATTTGAAGGACTTTGATGATTTCGATTTGGATCCCGAATCTCAGGTCCATCAGCGATCCCCTGGCTCCTTGCTTTCCTGGGGGGGTGGTGAAAAACATGAGAGGGTTGAGCCTCAGCTAACTCTGAAAGAAGTTTTCAACTTCTCATCACGTCCCCACTATGCAAGGCGATCTCAGCACCACACCCCCACCATTGAGGTCACTGTGTCTTCCCCTGACTGGAAGGGCAACTGGCATGGAGCCGATAGAGGACCAAGGATGGAAGATGATTTCATTGGCAGTGAGAGTGATGAG GGTGAAGCTAGCCTAACAATTCTTGTTCAGAAGCCCAATTTCCAGTCGTGCCCAACTGACTCAGTTTCACAGAGTCTTCATGGGGATGACGAATGGAATGTATTCCGCTTGGAAGAATCTGATAGTCAAAAGGAGCTGATTCAACCCAGCACCACAATGGCGTCCTTGAGCACTGACTCGGGATATAAGAAAGCCACCTTGGATTTGGCCCACTGGACTGATATGGTGCCAGTGCGTAGTCTCTCCCCAAGTGGAATTGGACAAGGACCCAACTCGTTTGGAGCTCAGAAGGCTTGTCAGCAGTGCTGGCCCAAAACCTCCTTCACCAGGCGGTCACTCAGAGAGATTCCGAGAGGGGATGGGAGAATGCATGTGGAACGTACA GCAGAAGATTATTCTGTAAAAAACAGTTCTGAGGTGTCCATGTTGTTTAGTCTTGGGATGCAAGAAGAGGAGGAGTTGCAGATGTTAGCTAGTCTCTGCCGGCAGAAAGAAGAGGACGAACAGGAAGGAGCCAGCTGGCCTGTAGGCCTCAGTGCTTCTCAGACCCACAACTGCACAATCAGCATTAGCAGCGGCAGCGATGGAACCTCTACCTGGATGCCCAGTCTCCACATG CCAGCTAATCAGGGACATCATTACCAAACAGAAATTAATCCACTTCTTCATTCCAATCCACG GGAATGGTTAGGTGTTTTCAGCCCACCTATAATCCCTCCCAGTGAGCACGTGAGTGGGACAGGCAACAGTGATCGCCGCGGGGACATCATGAAAG GCAGTGCAGTGTCAATGagtgaagcagacacggaggatgAGTATCTCACTGTCCTCTATGATCCCTGTCTCAACTGCTACTTTGATCCTGAGTCAGGAAAGTATTACGAGTTAGTCTGA